The genomic interval AAGGGATTCAGCGCCCGCCGTCACAATAAGAACACCTCAGTAAAGAGGATTGAAACTGGATAAACCGCCACAACCCGGTCAATTATGGCTGTCGTCACAATAAGAACACCTCAGTAAAGAGGATTGAAACTTTTGAATCGTATCCAAAACCCGCGCCAGCGAGGTGAGTCACAATAAGAACACCTCAGTAAAGAGGATTGAAACCGCTTTTTTGATCACTTCCCTTGTCGCTAAGCAGTGTCACAATAAGAACACCTCAGTAAAGAGGATTGAAACGTAAAAAGCGGCAAACATTATATTTCCCTCCTTGTTTGTCACAATAAGAACACCTCAGTAAAGAGGATTGAAACGTTGCTGACGATAACGAAGCTTAGACCTGCCAAAAGTCACAATAAGAACACCTCAGTAAAGAGGATTGAAACGACCTCTTCAGTACCCCTAAGAAGAATCCGGTAAGTCACAATAAGAACACCTCAGTAAAGAGGATTGAAACGCTGGAACCGATCGCGAAAGTTATTTGGTCAGCTAAGTCACAATAAGAACACCTCAGTAAAGAGGATTGAAACGCCTCCGTCCACTCGATCTTCGTGTTAGCGGTCGCGTCACAATAAGAACACCTCAGTAAAGAGGATTGAAACCCGTCGGTCTTTTCCCACACCAAACTCCATTTTCAGTCACAATAAGAACACCTCAGTAAAGAGGATTGAAACGCAGAGAGGGGACGGATGATCTTTTAGAAGTCAAAAGTCACAATAAGAACACCTCAGTAAAGAGGATTGAAACAACTCCTCTCGCATACATATGACCATAGACTGTGGTGTCACAATAAGAACACCTCAGTAATGAGGATTGAAACTGACTACTTCCCGGCACCGATCAAGAAGCCGAAGCGTCACAATAAGAACACCTCAGTAAAGAGGATTGAAACCGGATCATCAATCACCTCGTTTTCCATCACCTCCACGTCACAATAAGAACACCCCAGTAAAGACTGAAATCTCGTTTCTCTAAGGTTGTCCCAATAGAAACATCTCGGTAAAAGGATGATTTCGTCGAAAACGGAAAAACCGTTCTTGTTCACAATGGAACCATGTTAATGACGAAGTTTGCTCCAGGCGAGGAGAGGACGAATGTCAAAGATACACCGGGCCCATGTTCAGCACCGTGAACGGTTGTTTTCGATGTTGGCCGAAATGTTGCTGGATTCCCGACAACATCGGATCAGGGATGCGGCGGAAAGGTACGGTGTTTCCCAGGAGAAAATACGCAGAGATATCAAATATCTCGAAGAAAAGCTTAACCTGCCTAATCAGAGAGAATATATCATCCGGGGACATGGTTATTATCAGGGCAATTTTGCCCGGGCGGTGGCGAATTTGTCGCCGGAGGTGCGGCTGTATCTGTTTCTCGCTCTGCGGCAGTTGCAACCCTTGTTGAAGGGGGAAGGAGAGCGGGCGTTTCAGGAGTTGCTGGAGCATACCTATTCCGTGTTGCGGGAGGAGGATGTGCGGCGCCTGAAGGAATGGTCCGGTTTTTATTTTGTGAGCGAGTATGGCTTCCCGAGGAACCGCACCCATTTTTATCGTGCTCTGCAGGATGTGTTTGAGGCGATCCGGTACGATCAAATTCTGCAATTTGAGTATAGGGGGCAGCGCAGATATTTCGACCCTTACGGTGTCTATTATGCGAAACATCTGTTTTATCTGATCGGGAAATTAGTGAAATGGCCGGATGGTCCGGATCTGCCGCTGATTCACCTCCGGTTGGATCGGATTCGCGATATTTCGCGCATGCCTCGTCCATCTTCTTTGGGAAGAAGAAAGAAGGAAGATATCTGGGAATACAAACGAAATCACGCCGAAAAATATATCAACCAGATGCTGGAGGCGGAACACAGTAAGGTCAAGCAGGATTATGTGATCCGGATCTATGACCCGAAGGTCTTTGAGCGGATTCGGGAAAAGCAGTGGCATCCATACCAGCAGATTCGGGAAATCCATGAGAAGGGGGCCGTGGGGGAAATTGTATTTCCCAAGATAACCAGTTGGTTGGAGATCAAGAAATGGGTGTTGGGATGGGGAAGCGCTGTCGAATTAGTGAAACCGGCGGAGAAACGAAAGGAATTGCGGAATGAGATTCAAGCGATGTTTTATAACCGGTACCAAAGCTGAAACAACCTGAAGGTGCCGTCGGTTCTGTGGCAGTAAGGGTTTCTTGCCGGGAATAGAATTAGAAAAACGCTTTAGGATTGTGGATTCATCAGTAAAATCGGAACTCTTTACGGTTCCGATTTTTTTGTTTAGACGATTTTCGGTGATTGTCTGCCAAATATTGTCCGTATGATAATGAACTCGAGGAGGTGAGAGGGGTTGGATTTGAAGTCCTTCAGCGATCGTTTGCTCCTGGCCTTTCAGGAAATGGATCTGTCCGAGACCATTGCCAAGTCGTACAACCTGGAGAATTCGTCCATGTCGTATAAGCAAGGACACAATCTGTTGGACCAATCCATGTGGGACCACATCCGGACCGGGGTGGAGGCCTGTCTGGCTCTGCTGAGCCACCTTGAATCCGTCGGCTTTCATCCTCCCGAAGAAGAATTGAAGGTCGCCTTAATTGCCTTTGTGCTGCACGATCTGCACAAAGATTCGGCTGTTGAAAAAAAGGCGTCGAGCGAGTACGCCCTGTCGCTGGAAGAGCTGGAGCGGGTCGCAGAAGAACTCTGCCGGAAGGTGGGGACGGGACTGCCTCCTGCTGCATTTCTGCGGGCAGCGGGGGTTTCCAATTTTTCTCCCAAATTGGGGGACTTGGGCTCCTTGTCCAATCAATATTCCTGGACCGGTATTCGGGATTGGGTGAAGCTGATGGATCAGACCGCATCCATCATTGGCATCGCCGAATGCATGGAACACCAGACGATTCATTCCTTGGAAGAAAAGCTTCGGCGTGTGCTTCCTCCCAAACTGACGGAAAATCTGCGGATCGTCTATCACCGCGTCCAGGAGATGCGCGGCATGGTCACTACACAATTGCACAATGGCATGGCCCTTTTGATGAAACGCTACGGCTATTTCCCCTGGCTTCGCTTCGGAGACGGAACGCTGTACATCACCTTTGCCGGCGGGGAATTGCCGGACAAGGATTCGCTGATGGAAGAATTGACGCGCCTGTTTTTCCGTTCCATCAAAGAGGCGGATCAGGTGGATTGGGAAAAGCTGTTCAACCGGGCCACCTTGCAGTGTCAGACCTTGGCGTTTTTGGTAAATCAGACGCCCGGGGAATTTGCGTGGATGTTTCATGAGCTGTTTATGAAACCTTCTTCGGGAAGCAAGACTTTTCCGGACAAAAACTTCACCGCAAGCCAACTGGCTGCCTATGGAGCAGGGGATTTGGGGGAGCTTTATCGGGTCTTCGGTGTCGATCCTTCCTTCGATGAGGAGTTTCGGGAAAAGTGGTTCTACACCTCCCGGTATTTGGCGGCGCTTCAGCGCTTAATCCAGCGGCTGGAGAAAATCTCGGCGGTGGATGCGCTGCTTCAATTGGCGGATTTCCTCGGCCTTCCCGGCGAAGACATTGCAAACAGGGTTCCGGGCTCGTTGCACTCCAACAACAAACGGTTCGACGGAGCGATCTGGTTGGCTTATCGCTTCCTTGAGGGGGCCGAAGTGGATGGAAAACCGGCCCGCCATTTGCCGATCGAGGACTGGCGGGTGGCCGTGAGAAAGAAAGCGGCGAAATTTCTCGATGGAAAGATCACGCCCGAAAAAATGATGGAAATCGTTGATGAGGAATTAAAAATTCGGGAAGATTTGCAAGGCTACTTCCGGGAACAGCTGATCGTTTCCTGGGAGACCGCCCGCAGTCTGAATCTGCTGGATACGAAGGAGTTGCTCAAAAAGAAAACACGATCGCAAAAACGCATTTGTAATCTGTGCAACCGGAAAATTCTGTCGGGGAGCGAGCCCAAGGTGAAGGCTCAGGTGATCCAGGACAATGTCAATGTTTTCAGTAACCGAATTTTGCCGAAAGGATGGGAGCCTGGGAAACGGGGGGATGTGGCTGCTCTGCACTGGTGCGGCGTCTGCTTTTTTGAGTTTGTACTTCGGCAAGTGTTTTCCATGGATAGTTTTTCGGGAGGAGATCAGTCGCGGCAGATTTACCTGTTTGCCTTCCCGTCCTTTCAGATCACCGAAGAGGGACTGCTGGACCTGCAGGATGATCTGAAGAATTTCTTCGGGACCATCTATGTCCACCGCCGGGGCAAGGTAAATCACGTTTGGCAGGACCCTTGGGTGGAGAAACAGGAGGCGCTTCGGAAGCATCTGCACGATCATTTCCAATTGTACAGTGAGTATTTTGAGCAGGAGATGGAAGAACGGGGACGCCCGCCCAGCATCGGGGATGTGCTGAAGGCCAGTCCGCCCGGCAATGTGCTTTTGTTCACCTATGACTGTTACAGCAGTTCTCTGGATCGAACGCGGGAGGAGGCTTGGCTGAAGGCCCTGTCGGCGGCGCTTTCCCTTCACAAATTGTATGGTTTTCGCCTTTGGCTGACGGAAAAGCCCTTTTTGATGATGTCGGATGTGCGGGAGGTCCGGTATGCAATCCAGCTGGATGCTCCGCCCTACAAGGTGGCTCGGCTGTTGGAGGTCCCTGAACGGCGCGGCACGACGGATTTCGTCGTCCCGATCAGGCAGGTGAACGATCTGTTGAACCGCTTGGCCTGCATCTGGGAGATTCATCAAACGGTGAATCCCCTCGACTTTTCCAAACCGACGGACAAAAACGTATCTTCCGTTTTACACCAGCTGGATGTGCATCCGATGGCCGGAGCCCATTTCTTCAAGCGACGCTTGACGGAACATTCCTATGTGACGGATACCTTTTTGCGGGCTTGCCGCAGGATCGATCAAATGCGGGGAGGGATGGAGATGGAACTGGCCCGGGAAATCGCCTTGGCATCGCTCAAGCTGTACAAGCCCGATATTTCGCAGGAAGGTAGGGCCCACCGGTATGAAAACCTGTTCCGCTTGGCCGTCAAGGGCATCAAGGAAGGGAGGGAAAAAAGCGAGATATGCGGGCTGCTTTTCAAACGGCTGGAACGTTTGGCCAAACAACCCTCAGGATATGTGCCCCGTGTCGAAGAAAAGGCGATTCAGGAGTTTGTGGATCTGATCTATGACCGATTTTACATAGACGTGTGCGGCGGCAACATCGCCAAGCTGAACCAAAGGCAAAACCAGCTCGCCGACGGGATCTTTTTTGAGACCCATCTCGAGCGGCTGAAGGAGATTCGGGAAAGACAATCAGCGAAAAACCAAACCAACGGGAGGGAACCGGTATGAGCAATACGATCAGTTGGCAGGAATCCCCGGTGAAAAAACGCTTGGAAGCGCATCTTCCTGGTGAAATTCCGATTCTTCCGATGCGACGGTACGTATCTGTTGTGATCCTGAGGGAGTTCGACTCGACGGCGGTGTTGACGACCGAAGGGCAGACTCTGGATGTGGAGATGGTGCGGAGCGGCAGGAAATATTCGGAGCCGATCTCCCGGGTGCTTCTGCAAAAGCGCAAACAAATCGCACCGGAGCGGCGGGCCGGCCGGGCTTTCAACCGGGACCGTGGACTTGGGAAAAAATGCGTTTTCTTGAATGGTATGTGCGGCAAGTGCCCCGATTGCCTGATTTACGGGTTTGCGGCCACCAGCGGAGAAGGCGCCCATCGCTCCCGGGTATTGACAGACTCCGGCTTTGCGATTCGTCCATATGAGGCCATGCAACGCTCGATCACCCTCAACGCCATCGACGACAGCACCAAAGGAGGCGTTTCCGGCAGCGCCTTCGCCGAGCGGGAACACATCCGGCCCCAGGTCTTTTTCCCCACCATCGAAACGGCGGTGGATGTGACACCGGCCGAATTTTTGTACGTGTTGCGCAACATCCTGACCACGACCCGTTACGGTGCCGAAAGCAACCGGCAGGGTTTTGTCAACAATCATGTGGTGGCCCTGCTGTTCGGACACGGCGAACTGATTTCCAATCTGTCCTTGACCCAGGGGGTGTACGACCGGTTGCGGGAAAAAGGGGGGGAACGGTTCCATGAGTTCCCGCTGGAGAGGTCCGAAGTGGAAAAGGCGGTGATGGATGTACTGGAGGAGGAGGCGAAACGCTCGTATCTTCCCGTTGATGTGTGTGCCGGGGAGGAGTTGGCGGCGTTTCTCGCCGGAGTCCGTGATCTGTGGCGCAATGAGGAGGCGAATGCGGAGTGGCTGCAAGAGCTGGAAAGCGATCAACAGGCGTATCTCGCGAAATTAAAGTGAAACGGTTTGCGTACCGGATCCGGATTGAGTTAGAGGATTATCTGTTCTTTGCCAGCATGGAGAAGGGGAAGGTCGCCGAGACCGCTCCCCTTATCCACAATTACGCCTTGGCCTATGCCTTGTCCTGGGCGATTTCCCCTTACTATCAGGAAAAGCAAGCGCCGGGATATGAGAAGCAACTTAAGCCGCTAAATGAGGAAGGGGTCTATATTTTTCCCGCATCTCCACTGGAAGTGACGCACCGGCTCATGCAGTACAATACGACGTCGGAGCCCCTTTGGATGATGCGTCCGCAGAGCCTGGGTTATCCCAACTGGGGATTTATCAAATGCCTGCGGCCGGGTTCCCGTTTTGAAACCTACGCCTTGAGCCACAATCCCCTTTCGTTTCCCCCGCGCATCCGGCTCGGGAAATGGATGAGCCAGGCACGGCTGGAGGTGGAGGAAGTCGCATTGGAGCGGGGAACGGGAAAAAGCTCCCCGATCATGGTCAATGTGCAGGATTTGCCGCGGCTTCCCGCCACCTTCACCTCCATGTACAATCTTTTGCCCACCCGATTGGTGAAGGAAGCGGAATGGGGAGAAGCGGTGGAGGGATACCGGATTAAAAAGATGGAGGGGCAGCAGGTAGAGGAAGAGTTTTTGCCGGAATCCGCTTTCTGGTGGAGGTGAGGGGATGATCCGCCTGTTGGAGGAGAGGGGGAAAACCTACGATCTGCCCTTTGTCGGGAATCTTCGCCCCTACGCCCATCAAGCGGTGCAACTCAAATTGGTGGAGCGGGCGTTCCGGGAAAACCGCCAGGTGGTCCTTTGGAACCGGGCGCGGACCGGGGGAGGAAAAACCTTGGCCAATTACGGCTACCTGACCCGGGATGCCCGGGTGCGGGCCCTGGGGGTGTATCCGGTGAACGAGCTGGTGAAGGATCAGTTTCAATCTCTCCAAACGGGACTACCTCTGGGAATCTGGGATGAGATTTCCCTGTGGACAGCGGAAGAATTGCGAAAAAGCCGCTTGCCAGGAGAAACCAAGCTGGAACAGTTGCAACGGTTGTCCACCCAATATCACCGGGCAATTTTGACCAATCCGGATCACCTGGTGCTGGTGGCCCAGGAGCGCCTGTACTCTCCCCGGAAAGAAGGATATGATTCCCGCCTGGGAAAGGCGGTAGAGGTTTTTTACCGCCTCGGCGAATACGTGTTGCAGGCCTTTGATGAATTTCATCTCTACAATATCGCCCAGGTAAATGTGCTCGCCCAATGGATCGCCCTCATGGCGGCCTCCTTTCCGGAAAAGGGCATGGTTTTCCTCTTGTCGTCGGCGACGCCTCGACCGGAAGTGCTCCGCTTGATCGAAGGAACCGGCCTGCCGATTTGGAATGTGCAGGAGGAAACCCGACGCTGGCTGGAAGAGGAAAAACCCTCCGTGCATGGTGAGCGGATCTTTCTCGAACCGGCCCATCTCCACGTGGTGTCCGCTTATTTGCCGGCCTGGAACACCAGTGAGCGGATATTAACTAATTGGGACGATATTGAAGCGTATTTGTCGGAGTGGCCAAAAGCCAAGGGATTGATCATTCTCGATTCCATCCACGAAGCCCAGCAGCTGGCGGCGGCGCTCCGGGAAAAGGGATACGATGTGGGGGAAGTGCACGGCTTGTCCGACCGCAGCCGGAGCCGGGAGGCCCTGGCCAAGCCCATTACCGTGGCCACCGCCACGGTGGAGGTGGGGGTGGATTTTCAGGGGGAGATCCGGAAGGATTTTCTCGTGTTCGAAGCGCGAAATGCCGGCAGTTTCATGCAGCGGTTGGGGCGGATCGGCCGGGGAAGCCGGTCCAATCCGGAGCCGCCCCTTCACGTGTGGGCTTACGTGCCGGGACATGTGGCCAATCAAATTCAGGACCGGGGAGATACGGAGATGACCCGGGCGGAGCTGGAAGAAATCGTTACGGCAGCATACCGGTACTATCAGGATTTTTCCCCTTACATTGAAAAGGTGGGGGGCATGAACCTGGTCCACGGGTATCATCTTCAGAAAAAGCATCACGTGGACCGGGAACAGTCCCCCGCCCTTAAGCAGATCCAAATCCTCGCCGAGCGCATGTACGGTTTGGGTTTTGAGGAACAGAACCGGCGGTATCGGGAGTGGAAACGGGAGAAACTGCTGGAGCCGGTGCTGAGTTTCCGCGGGCAAAACAATTTGGAGTTTCAGCTCTACGGATGGGATGAGGAAGAGGCGGAAACTTTTTATCCGGACCTTTGGTTTTGGGACGAAACCGCTCCCGATTTTCCCCTCAAGCGCTATGATTGCCATTTCGTTCTCCGGCGACGCCGGGTGCGGTTCGTGGATCAGGAAGCGATGAAACGGCGGGTGAAGGAGCACCTGTCCGGACCGGAACGGGAAGAGTACCTCGAAGCGCTTTCCCGGGACCGCGTGCTGGGGTATGCGGTGGCCATGGGCGTTCGGGACAAACCGGCGAAATTGGTATGGCGGCTTCCCGTCAAGGCGGGTCGATGTGCCGAACAATTGGTGCGCTTGGATCGACTGCGTCTGGAGTCGGACGATTCCGGATTGAATGAACAGCTGAATCTGTTGTTTCAGTCCATGGGTCGCACCTCCTGGATTGTGTACATTATTAAACGCTCCGTCGGCGAATTGACCGATCTCCTGCGCCTGCCGCCGATGTTCCGCCTCTATCCCGCCAAATCCCGGCAGGGTGCGGATTGGAGCATTGCCTTCAATTCCGAGGCTTTTCAACTGTGGAGTGTGTGGGAAAACGTCCGGAGCGAGGTGTTGTGACATGGATGTCCTGGTGGAGGCTCATGCCATCAATGCCTATGCCTACTGTCCCCGGCGTTGTTACTACGAATATGTGGAAGGCGTGTTTTACCATAATGTGTATACCATCCACGGAAAACTGCTCCACGAACACGTTGATCGCTTCGGGAAGGAACAGCGGGGGGAACGGCAACTTCACCGTTCCCTCCACTTGCGATCGGAAAAGTTGGGACTTTCGGTGCGGTGTGATGTGATCGAGGAGGCGGACGGGATGATTTACCCCGTCGAATACAAGCGGGGAAGTCAATCGGGATGGGAGAACAATCACCTGCAGCTCTGCGCTCAGGGAATGGCTTTGGAGGAGCGGATCGGAAAAGCGGTTCCCTTCGGATATCTCTTCTACTACGGGTCCTTCCGCCGAGAGAAAGTGGCGCTGGATGAGGAACTGAGGGAACAAACCCGGCAAACCATCGAAGCCATCCGGAATCTCTACGGTCAGGAGCAGCCGCCTGCCGGAATTGATGACGGACATCGTTGTAGTAAGTGCAGTATGGTGGACTATTGCCTGCCGCAGGAACGAGGCCGCCTGAAGGGGAGAGTGCCATGGGAACGTTTTATTTGAGTGAACCCCACTGCTTTGTCCGGAAGGAATCGGAACGTCTCAAAATCTACAAGAACCGGTCCTTGCTCAGGGAGGTACGGGTTCAGGAATATTCCCGCTTTTTCATTCACGATTCCTCCACCTTGACCACCGATGCCCTGATGCTTATGGCCGAAAAGGGAATTGATGTGGTGTATTTTTCGGGAAACCGCATGGTCGGCCGGTTTGTCGGGCCGGAAAGTCGAAATGTTCGGTTAAGAATCGCCCAGGTCCAGGCTCATTTGTCGGAAGAGACGAGCTTGCGGATCGCGCGGAATCTGGTATTGGCCAAATTGAAAAACACCCGGACCAGTCTGCAGCGTTTTGCAAGGCGCAAGGAGCTGGACTTCGAGTCTGTGATTGGATCTTTGAAACAAGCGATGAAACAGGCGCTGCAGGCGAAAGATTTGGATGAATTGCGGGGTATCGAGGGGATGGCCGCCAAACGCTATTTTGAAGCGTTTCCAGCGTTAATCCGGGACAGCGGTTTTTCCTTCGACGGTCGTAGCCGGCGCCCGGCCAAAGATCCCGTCAACGCTCTGTTGAATTACGGCTACGCTTTGTTGCGGGCGGAACTGACGGGTGCCCTCCAGGCTGCGGGTCTGGATCCATATATCGGTTTTCTCCACCGCGAGCGGTACGGCCGGGAATCCTTGGCCCTTGATGTGATGGAAGAATTCCGTTCCATTCTGGTGGACAATCTGGTCGTTAAGGTGATCAACCAGGGAATGATTCAGCCCGATGATTTCACCTTCGATCTGGGGGAGCCGCGACTCAAAGATTCCGCCCGAAAGCGATTTTTGCAGGCCTTTGATCGCCGCAGGAAAGACGAAGTGTTCCATCATCTGCTGCAACGAAAAATGAGTTATCGGGAAGTGTTCCACAAGCAGGCCATTCTGCTTGCCAAATTCCTCAAAGGGGAGATGGAGGATTATTATCCTTTCTTGGCCAAATGATGGGGGGAAACAGTGACGTGAAACGGGTGGTTTGTTATGATGTTGTCGATGACCGCAGGAGAAATCGGATCTTCAAGTTGTTGAAGGATTACGGACGGCGGGTGCAATATTCCGTTTTTGAAGTGGAATGCGATGAGAAAAGCTGGATCCAGCTAGAGTTTCGCCTGTCGGCTTTGTTGTCGGAGGAAGATTCCCTCTGCGTGTATACGCTGTGTCAGTCTTGCACGCATCGCACCTTTTACAGAGGAAATTTCACCCGATGGTTGATGGAGGATCAAAATCCGATTCTGTAGGAGGATGTCATGCACCGGTTATGCTTGAAAGTGGACTTCCCCGCGCCCTTTCGGGGAAATCCGGTCGGCGTGTTGTCCCGGCGGTTTCATGCCTTTGTGTTGAAATCTCTGCAGCAGGAATCCCCCCAATTGTCCCAAGAAGTCCATGATCGAAAGGAAAGACAGGTTTTTTCCACCCATTTACTGCTTAACAGGGGGGAAATCCGGATTAACACACCGGATCGGGAGATCGCCTCATGCCTTCAGCGGTATTTTTTGCAGGAGGCGGAGGTCAATTTATTGGATTGGCGGGGGACCGTGAGGGAACTGCACTGCCAAACCTTCGATTTGTCACGGATTGACGAGCGGTTTTCGGCCAATCTCACCTTGTATTTTTTGACTCCGACTACTTTCTATCAGAGGAAAAACTACTATCCGTTGCCGGAGCTAAAGCGCCTCTTTTCCAGTGCCGCCAAGGTCAGTGAGATTGTCACTGGACAGCGAATCGATTGGGATTCGCTTGAACCATTGATTTATCCCGTCCGGATCGAAGATCTCAACGTGAGGACGGAGCGGGTTTCTTTTGGAGAATTCAACGTTATCGGCTTCAAGGGGAAAATGGCCATAAGCCTGAAGGCCTTGCCGGAGGAGTCGCAGCGCATGATGTGGCGGCTGCTTGCTTACGGATCCCTGATGGGATTTGGATACAAAACGGCCTGGGGGTTGGGGCAAACCCTCCTCGATCCCCTGGATGATGCCCGCGCTTTTTTCCGAACACCGGTAGCTTCGGCAAAAACCCGGGAGGTGTTCGGAAACGCGCAAACCCGCATGAAATAAGGGGATACGAGATTTGGAAGGTGTGAACAGCGGGAAAAAGGGGCTAAAAAATTTGTCGAAAAAGGAGGTGTTCGGAAAATGGCGGAGAAGTATAGGAATGACAAGGGATAGAGCCTCCGCCGTCACAATGAGAACACCTCAATAAAGAGGATTGAAACCCTTGCTTATTTGACACGCAATGAAATAGGCCCTTTCAGTCACAATGAGAACACCTCAATAAAGAGGATTGAAACTAGATAGGATTCACCCAAATCTTGCACGGTGACTTCAGTCACAATGAGAACACCTCAATAAAGAGGATTGAAACGGAAAATATACTCGTGCGCCTTCGTCGGTCGGTCTTTGTCACAATGAGAACACCTCAATAAAGAGGATTGAAACGAAAAAAATCGCAATCGGAAAGAAAATCGACGGACGTCACAATGAGAACACCTCAATAAAGAGGATTGAAACTATGAGATTTCCCTTGTTGGAGGCGAAAGCCGGACGGTAGGTCACAATGAGAACACCTCAATAAAGAGGATTGAAACATTAATGCAGGGTGCCGACCGGGAACCGTCTCGGCGTTGTCACAATGAGAACACCTCAATAAAGAGGATTGAAACGAAATCCGCGTTGATGAGCACATCAAAGCCATCCAGGCGTCACAATGAGAACACCTCAATAAAGAGGATTGAAACAATCCGTCCCCCGTCCCGAACGCCCTCCAGTTGAAAGTCACAATGAGAACACCTCAATAAAGAGGATTGAAACGCGATGGTCTCTGCCGGTCCCGACCACGCCACGCAGTCACAATCAGGACATCTCGAGGATGGAAACGCATCTTGAAATCGAATCGCTTCGATTATTTTCATTTCGTTTCCTGGGGAAGCTTTTTGACAAAAAACTGTGAATCTCCCGCCTGATATGAGGAGATTCACAGGATATTTCGCCCCTGAGAAGGGCCTTTAGAGGCCGTATGTGCGCTTCAGCTGAGGGATGTCATTCCTCTCGTATTTTTTCCAGATAGCGCTTGATGTCATCAAAGCGGAACCTTCCTTCTTTTACCACCCATTCTACGACTCGGCCGATTTCATGGCCTTTGGCGCCGGCTTGGATCGCCATATTTTTCGCGTGGAGTTTCATATGGCCCTTCTGAATCCCTTCACTCGCCAAAGCCCTCAATGCCGCGAAGTTTTGTGCCAAGCCGACCGCAGCGATGATTCCCGCCAGTTCACGGGAAGT from Planifilum fimeticola carries:
- the cas4 gene encoding CRISPR-associated protein Cas4; this translates as MDVLVEAHAINAYAYCPRRCYYEYVEGVFYHNVYTIHGKLLHEHVDRFGKEQRGERQLHRSLHLRSEKLGLSVRCDVIEEADGMIYPVEYKRGSQSGWENNHLQLCAQGMALEERIGKAVPFGYLFYYGSFRREKVALDEELREQTRQTIEAIRNLYGQEQPPAGIDDGHRCSKCSMVDYCLPQERGRLKGRVPWERFI
- the cas1 gene encoding CRISPR-associated endonuclease Cas1 — encoded protein: MGTFYLSEPHCFVRKESERLKIYKNRSLLREVRVQEYSRFFIHDSSTLTTDALMLMAEKGIDVVYFSGNRMVGRFVGPESRNVRLRIAQVQAHLSEETSLRIARNLVLAKLKNTRTSLQRFARRKELDFESVIGSLKQAMKQALQAKDLDELRGIEGMAAKRYFEAFPALIRDSGFSFDGRSRRPAKDPVNALLNYGYALLRAELTGALQAAGLDPYIGFLHRERYGRESLALDVMEEFRSILVDNLVVKVINQGMIQPDDFTFDLGEPRLKDSARKRFLQAFDRRRKDEVFHHLLQRKMSYREVFHKQAILLAKFLKGEMEDYYPFLAK
- the cas2 gene encoding CRISPR-associated endonuclease Cas2: MKRVVCYDVVDDRRRNRIFKLLKDYGRRVQYSVFEVECDEKSWIQLEFRLSALLSEEDSLCVYTLCQSCTHRTFYRGNFTRWLMEDQNPIL
- the cas6 gene encoding CRISPR system precrRNA processing endoribonuclease RAMP protein Cas6, yielding MHRLCLKVDFPAPFRGNPVGVLSRRFHAFVLKSLQQESPQLSQEVHDRKERQVFSTHLLLNRGEIRINTPDREIASCLQRYFLQEAEVNLLDWRGTVRELHCQTFDLSRIDERFSANLTLYFLTPTTFYQRKNYYPLPELKRLFSSAAKVSEIVTGQRIDWDSLEPLIYPVRIEDLNVRTERVSFGEFNVIGFKGKMAISLKALPEESQRMMWRLLAYGSLMGFGYKTAWGLGQTLLDPLDDARAFFRTPVASAKTREVFGNAQTRMK